From Chloroflexota bacterium:
GCCGCTTCTGCTTCACCCTTCCCCTGGCAACCAAAGACACCCGCGAGCCACCACCATCCCCTTCCTCTGGAGACAGGCATGGAAAAAGCCACCAAGCGCATCCTGGTCATTGACGACGAGCCGGAAATCCGCCGCGCCGTGCGGCTGACCATCACGCTGCAGGAACCCACCTGGGAAGTCGTCGAAGCCCCCTCCGGCCGCGCCGGTTTGGCCCGCCTGAGCGAAGAAGACTTCGACCTGGTGCTGCTGGATTTGATGATGCCCGAAATGTCCGGCTACGAAGTGCTGGAACAAATCCGCCTGTTCAGCGACGTGCCGGTCATCATCCTCACCGTGCGCGACGATGAACTGGATAAAGTCCACGGGCTGGAACTCGGCGCGGACGATTACATCGTCAAGCCCTTTGGGCACCTGGAGCTGCTGGCGCGCATCCGCTCGCTCTTCCGCCGCATCGAAGGCACCACTCAGGCTTACGAAAAGCCCTTCGTTTCCGGCGATCTGCGGATTGACTACAACACCCGCACCGTCACCCTCAAAGGGAAACCGGTTTCCCTCACCCGCACCGAATACCGCCTGCTGGAAATCCTGGCACGCAACGCGGGCAAAATCGTGCCTACGCGCACGCTTACGGCCAAAATTTGGGGGCCGCTGGCTGAAGACAACCCCGAATACCTCAAGGTTTACATTCACCGCCTGCGCGCCAAACTGGGCGACGACCCGCGCTCCCCGCTTTACCTGCACACCGAGCGCGGCGTGGGCTATTGGCTGACACCCCCCGCCCGGCCGCAGAAGTCAAAGGAATGAGCCCTGCCGACGTAAAAAGCCCCTCCCCACCCGGCCGAAGGGTGAGGAGGGGTTGTGCCACGGCTGGCACAAGGAGGGAGAGGCGAGGGGTCTCTATCCCTTTGCGGTCTGGGCTGCCCACACACCCAGCACCAGCACGATGATGCCCACGATGATGTCGTTCCACATGGCGGCAGCGACGCCCGAGTAAGCCAGGATGAAGGGGGCAATCACCAGCCACAACCCCAGCACGGCGTTGACCCAACTGAGCGCCTTCACCGTGCCCACTTCATTGGCCAGCCCGGCCCACGCCCCCAAAACCACCAGCACAATGCCGATGATGATGGCATCCCACATGGCGGTTTTGGTCTGCGAGTAAGAGAGGATAAACGGCGCCAGCAACTCCCACACGCCACCAACGGCAATGATCCAGTTGAGCGTCTTCGCGGTCTTCATCATCCACCTCCGTAGGGATTGGTTTGGCGAGAACAGGCTTTCGTTCAACACTTGCATTGTGCCACCGGGAGGTGAACAGACGCGTGGTGAAAGGTAAAAAGAAGGTTACAAAAACGCCCTTTTGAATCTTCCGGCGACCCCTTGCCCGTAAAACACATCAGCAGAGGAACGGCTATACGAAACACCCCTTTAGAAAAAGGCTATACGAAATCCACCCCCAGCCACCCTGCCAAAGCCAGCATGGCCTGGCGCCCTGCTTTCCCGAAGACCTGCCAGCGCGGCTCCACCGCCATCACGGCTTCCGGCCCGTATTCCAGATGCCGCGCCAGTAGCGCCCGGATTTGTTCTTTGGGTAGCCGGGCAAGGGCATCAAAGGCGCCGCCGGGCAAGCCACCCTGCCGGATTTTGTGTACGGCAAAACCTAACGGCGCTTCCAGCCTGGTGTCATGCGCGGCCACATAGAGCAGCCAGGCCACCCCGTGCCAGGCAGGAAAGCGCAGCAGGGCTTTCTGCACGGCTGGGGCAAGGTTTTGCCAGGCCGGTAAATCTTCCCAGCGCCACGCGGTAGAGATTTCCCCACCCGCCTGCGCAGGTGGGTGCTCTTTTGGTTGCCCGGAGGTTGCCTGAGGGTGATTAAGGTTAACGTGAGGGAAAGTTTTGGCGCTTTCCGCGGGAAGGTTTTGGCCGCGCGGGAGGAAAGTTTTGGCAGAGCCGGAGGAAACCTTTGGCGTTTCCGGGGGAAATTTTTGGCCTTCTGGCGAGGATTGTTGAGGAACACCGGGGGAAATTTCTGGCAATTCGGCCAGGGCTTCCAGGGCGCGGCGGCGAATTTCCGGCGGAGCCTCGACGTTGGTCAGCGTATGAAGGGCTTCTTCGGCCACAGTCGTGTCTTTGTGGCGGCAGGCTTCCTGCAGGCGATGCAAGGGGGTGAAATCGCCCTGCTGGGCGCAGGCGGCCAGGGCTTGCAGCGCGAGGCGATGAGCCGCTTCGTCGGCGGGTGTGAGCGGCAGCACGGTCTGCACCGCGAGCGTGAAGGTGTTTCCCCGCCCGGGTGGTCGGCGCAGGAAGGCCGCGGGCGGTATGCTTTCCCCTTCTGGCGGCGCAGCGGCCGGCGTGTCGAGGGCTGCCACGGGGATCAAATCACGCCCATAGCGGGCTTTTTTCAGGCCCAGCCAGCCTGCCACGCGGCGGGCTGTGGCTTCCAGCGTGCGGAAGCCGTTGCCTGCCGCGCGGCCTTCGCGCTCGGCGCGGTGGCGGGCGACCAGGTAAAGCCAGGCTACGGTGTGCCCCAGCGCCGGCAGGTGATGCTCGATGAAATACCAGGGGATGAAGAGTTTGCCTTCGGCTTCGATGAGTGAAGTTTCCAGAAGTTCGCCCATGCCGAGTGCTTTGGCCAGGGTGGCTTGAGGCAGCGCCAGAGGGCGCAAACGCTCGCTGAGCGCGGCGCGCAGGGAGGGCGGTTGCGCAGGCGGCGCGGGGGGCGGGCTGGGCAGGGGCGCCAGCAAATTTTGGGGAGGCTGTTGCAGCGCCGCGGCCAGCGCTGCGATGGGGTCTTCTTTCAGATTGTGGGCTTCCAGGAACGCTAACACGCTTTCCAGGTCGTGGGGCGTGAGGGGCATATCGGTGGTGAAGATGTAGCGGTTGGGCGCTTGCCGGTGGGCGTCGAGATGGCGGTCTCGCTCCACCTGCACAAGGGGGGCGAGCAGCCCCTGGTTGAGGATGTTGTTGATGGTGCGCTTGGTGAGGTGGCTCCAGCGGGCGAGGGTGTGGCGTGGTACTTCCAGCGCCTGGCCGGGGCGGATGGGCTGACCGGGGCCATAAGGATGGCGATTGGCGAGGAAGTGGGTTTGCCGGAGGGCAACGTAGAGCCAGGCAGCCCGACTGCCGAGGTAAGGCAACC
This genomic window contains:
- a CDS encoding response regulator transcription factor, translated to MEKATKRILVIDDEPEIRRAVRLTITLQEPTWEVVEAPSGRAGLARLSEEDFDLVLLDLMMPEMSGYEVLEQIRLFSDVPVIILTVRDDELDKVHGLELGADDYIVKPFGHLELLARIRSLFRRIEGTTQAYEKPFVSGDLRIDYNTRTVTLKGKPVSLTRTEYRLLEILARNAGKIVPTRTLTAKIWGPLAEDNPEYLKVYIHRLRAKLGDDPRSPLYLHTERGVGYWLTPPARPQKSKE